The stretch of DNA CATGGCCGATTGTTTGTGGCGGGTCCGGCTCTTTCAGGGGCCGGCCGCCAGGAAATGGGGAGCAAAGCGTGCCCGGATGTCCTGCTCCGGCATGGATCGGGCCGGCAACAGGCGGGGGGATGGGCGAACAACCCGGAATTATAGGGGATGCGGGGTCGGTCCCGCTTGATCCCCGCCGGATCCGCCCGGGGGCTCGGCGGCCGCGCCAGCGGTCGCCGCGGCATCGCGTGCGGCCGCCTGGATGGCGACCGGCGATGCCGGATCAATGTCGGTGATGGTGTGCCGGTGGGATGGCGGCGGGAGCTGCCGCGCTCGCCAGGCCGAGCAGGCCATCGACGCCGTACAGGCTGGCCAGTTGCGCCAGTTGCGCCGGCACGCCGCGCAGCACCAGCGCCTGGCCGCGCGCCACCGCGGCCCGATGCCATGCCAGCAGCACGGCGACGGCCGAGGAGTCCACCTGCGCCAGGCCGGCGCAGTCCACTTCGACGTCGCCCTGCGCCACGCGTGCCAGCCCGTCGCGCAGCACCGCGGCGGCATTCTGGTTGGTCAGCGAGTTACCCGGCGAAAGCATGGCGTCAGTGGCCTGGATGCGGAAAGAAGAAAGGGATCTGAAAACGAAGACTCCCGCGCGGAGCGGGAGCCTGTGTCGCGAACGGCCATTGTAGTGCAACTTCGGCGCGCCGTGCTGCATTGCAGCGGCGCACCGCGGGCATGCCCCGTCAGCTCTTGGCGTTGGCGAGCTGGCGGTTGCGGTCCTGCAGCGTCTTGATCACGCCCTCGACGCCCTGCTGGCCGACGATGGTGTTGAAGCTGCCCTTGTAGGCCTCGGTCAGCCACGCGCCCAGCACGTTGATGTCATAGACCTTCCAGCCCTGCGCGGTCTTTTCCAGGCGGTAGTCCATCTGGATCGGCTCGCCCTTGTTGATGACCTGGGTGCGGATGGTGGCATCGGTATCGTCGGCGGTGCCGCGGTACGGACGGTATTGCACGGTCTGGTCGCGGATCTGCGCGATGGCGCCGGCATAGGTGCGGATCAGCAGGGTCTTGAATTCCTCGGTGATCTGCTTCTGCTGCTCGGGCGTGGCCTTGGACCAGTTGCGGCCCATGGCGATCTGCGTGGTCTTCTGGAAGTTGGCGTTGGGAATGATCTTCTGTTCGACCAGCGCGGTGATCTTGCCGATATTGCCGGCCTGCATGTCCTTGTCGGCCTTCACGGTCGACATCACGTCATTGACCACGGCCTTGACCAGCCCGTCCGGGGTGGCCGCGTCCTGGGCCGATACCTGGGCCTGCGCGGTCCCCGCGAAGGCAACCGCCGTCAGGAGGGGGAGCAACAGTCGCTTGAGCATGTGAGATTTCCTTCTTTATCAAAGAGGTCGTGACCCGCGCCCGCGCGTCGATACGCGGCCGGAAGGCCACGGGTCCTTGCAGATTGGAACATAGCGGCGTCGCGCGCGTTGCCATCAAAAGCGCGCCAGACGCCACCTACAAACAATTTGTTTCAGCGGTCACAGCGCATTCACAGCGCCAGTGTCGCCTTCGCCGCTTCAGCGGAAGCGCACTCCGGGCATACCCGGCAGCACCGGCGGCAACGGCATGCTCTGGCCTTCAGGCTGGGTCTCGCCCGCGGCGCCGGGCTTGGGCGGCTCCGCGGCCGGGGCCGAAGCGCCATCGGCCGCGGGAGCCGGTGCCGGTGCTGGTGCGGCACCGGGGTCGGCCGCGGCGGGCGCCGGCGCCGCGTCGTCGGCCTCGGCCTCGTCGTCGCCGCCCGGCGGATTGCCGTCGTAGATCAGGTACTGGCGCCGCTGCAGGTAGGAGTCACGCAGGAACGAGTACTTGTCCAGCGCCGCCTGCTCCAGCAGGTTGCTGGCACCCAGCAGCTGGGCCCGGCCGGCGACGATGCGCACCCCGACCAGCGAATTGCGCAGCGAAACCGGATAGAAGTACGCCGACGGATCGGCCTGGCGGTCGACCAGCATGCCGGCAGTGTCGCGGAAGGTGCTCGGGCCGAACAGCGGCAGCACCAGGTACGGGCCGGCCGGCACGCCCCACACGCCCAGCGTCTGGCCGAAGTCTTCCTTGTACTTGGGCAGGCCGGCCGGGGTCGCGATGTCGATCAGGCCGCCGATGCCCAGCACGGTGTTCATCGCCACGCGCATGGTGTCTTCGGCCGCGCGCGTCGGCTTGCCCTGCAGCAGGTTGTTCACCGCCGAATAAACGTCGCTGACATTGGAGAAGAAGTTCTCCACCGCGCGCTGCACCGGCGTCGGCGTGTAGTCGGCATAGAGTTCGGCCACCGGGCGCATGATGCCCTTGTCGAAGTCCTCGTTGATCTTCGAGACCTCGCGGTTGAACGGCTCGAGCGGGTCTTTCGGGTTGGCGGTGGGGCCAGTGGCGCAACCGGCAAGCGCCGCGGCGGCCGCGGCCGTAGCCATGAGGTTGCGGATGTGGCGGGGGGCGTTCACTTGAGGTCTCCAGCCGGGGCCGGCGCGCTGGCGCCGGGGGACGAGCCGCCGCCGGCATCGGCGGCCTTGTTGTACAGGAACTGCCCGATCAGGTTTTCGAGCACCACCGCGGACTGCGTCATGGTGATGCGCGCGCCGTTGGCCAGCATGGCGGTGTCGCCGCCGGCTTCGAGGCCGATGTACTGCTCGCCCAGCAGGCCCGAGGTCAGGATCTTGGCCGAGGTGTCCTTCGGGAACTGGTAGCGCGTCTCCAGGCTCATCTCGACGGTAGCCTGGTAGGTCTTGTCGTCGAAGCGGATCGCCGCGACCCGGCCGACCACCACGCCCGCGCTCTTGACCGGCGCGCGCGGCTTGAGCCCGCCGATATTGTCGAAGCGGGCCTGCACGCTATAGGTGTCCTGGAAGCTGAAGGCGCTCATGTTTCCTGCCTTGAGGGCCAGGAAGAGCAAGGCGACGAACCCTGCCGCCACAAACAGTCCCACCCAGAAATCGAGTGTGTTCTTTTTCATTGGAATCTCTTTCTTCAACCCCGTAGTGTCTGTCGCTGCCGTCTTGTTATCGTAGCGCCCGCATCGTTGCGGCGGGCATCCGCCTCAATTGCTGAACATCAGCGCCGTCAGCAGGAAATCCAGTCCCAGCACCGCGAGCGACGCGATCACCACGGTGCGGGTGGTCGCGCGCGAGACGCCTTCCGGCGTGGGCTTGGCCTCGAACCCCTGGTACAGCGCAATGAACGTCACCGCGATGCCAAAGATAAAGCTCTTGATCACGCCGTTGAGCACATCGGCGCGCACGTCCACGCCGCCCTGCATCTGCGACCAGAAGGCCCCGGCGTCGACGCCGATCAGTTGCACGCCGACCACGTAACCGCCCAGGATGCCCACCGCGCTGAAGATCGCGGCCAGCACCGGCATGGCGATCACGCCCGCCCAGAAGCGCGGCGCGACTACGCGCTGCAGCGGGTTCACCGCCATCATTTCCATCGCCGTGAGCTGCTCGCCCGCCTTCATCAGTCCGATTTCGGCAGTCAGCGAGGTGCCGGCGCGGCCGGCGAACAGCAGCGCGGTGACCACCGGGCCCAGTTCCCGCACCAGCGACAGCGCCACCAGCAGCCCGAGCGCCTGCTCGGAGCCGTAGCGGTTGAGCGTGTAGTAGCCCTGCAGCCCGAGCACGAAGCCGACGAACAGGCCCGACACCGCGATGATCACCAGCGACAGGTTGCCGACAAAGAAGACCTGGTCAGTCACCAGCCGGAAGCGGCGCAGCAGCGCCGGCGACAGTGCCAGCACGGCCAGGAACATGCGCGTGGCATGGCCCAGCCCGGAAATGCTGCGGCGCACGGCTGCGCCGATGGCGCTGAAGAAGCCCGTCAGGAAGCCGGTCATCGCGCCCCTCCGGCGAAATCCTCGGCCAGCGACGGTCCGGCATAGTGGAACGGCACCGGGCCGTCGGCCTCGGCGTGGACGAACTGGTGCACGAACGGATCGGTGGAGGCGCGCAGGGCCTCGGGCGTGCCTTCGGCAGCGATGCGCCCGTCGGCAATGAAGTAGACGTAGTCGGCGATCTGGAAGGTCTCGTGCACGTCGTGCGAGACGATGATGGTGGTGGCGCCGAGCGCGTCGTTGAGGCTGCGGATCAGCCGGGCGGTCAGTCCCAGCGAGATCGGATCCAGGCCGGCGAAGGGCTCGTCATACATCAGCAGGGCCGGATCCAGCGCAATCGCGCGCGCCAGCGCCACGCGCCGCGCCATGCCGCCGGAGATCTGCGACGGCATCAGGTCGCGCGCGCCGCGCAGGCCGACCGCATTGAGCTTCATCAGCACCAGGTCGCGGATCATCGACTCGGGCAGGTCGGTGTGCTCGCGCAGCGGGAAGGCGACGTTGTCGAACACCGACAGGTCGGTAAACAGCGCGCCGAACTGGAACAGCATCCCCATCTGGCGGCGCACGGCGTACAGGCCGGCGGTATCGAGCTGGTGAATGTCGGTGCCGGCAAAGCGCACCGCGCCCGCCTGCGGCCGCACCTGGCCGCCGATCAGCCGCAGCACCGTGGTCTTGCCGCAGCCCGATCCGCCCATCACCGCGATCACCTTGCCGCGCGGGAATTGCATGGTCAGGCCGGACAGGATCGGCTTGCCGTGGTCCGCGTAGGCGAAATCCACCGCAGTCAGTTCGACAAGGTTTTGAGCAGAATCGGTCACGTTGGCACCGGTCGGGACAGGGGCGCATTATAAGGTGTACTACCTAGCCCTGCTGGTACCCGTGTGTCTCGCGCCACATGAAGCGCGGCTGTGGTGCCTCAGAATTCTCCTGGCCGGACGGCAAACTGGCCGATTTCCCCTGGAAACCGGCCACTGTCCCACCGCGCCGCGGTGCCGCTCAAGGCTCCTGCGCGATCGGCACGTCCCTGAGGATGACCTGCCACTGGATCGATTCCGAGCGGATCGCGGTGGCAAACGCCTCCGGCGAGTCGCGCAGCGGCGTCAGGCCGGCGGCCTGCAGGCGCGAGCGCACCTCGCGTTCGGCCATCACGCCGTCCAGCTCACCGGCCAGCCGCGCCACGATGGCGCGCGGCGTCTTGGCCGGCGCCATCACGCCAAACCAGGCCGCCGCGGCGTAGCCGTCCTGCCCGGACTCCTGCAGCGTCGGCACCAGCGGCGCCAGCGGGGAACGCGCCACGCCGGTCACGCCGACCAGCCGCAGCCCGCCGCTCTTGACCTGGCTCTGGACTGCCGCGAATGAACAGAAGCAGGCGCTGATGCGGCCGGCCAGCATCTCCTGCACCACCGCGGCCTCGCCCTTGGCCGTGACCAGCGGCACGCCGCCGCGCAGGCCGCGCACCGCGTACTCGGCGTACAGGTGGGAAGGGCTGCCGGGCTGGCCGTAGCCGTAGCTGTAGGAACCGGGACTCGACTTCACCGCGGTCATCCATTGTTCCGGGGTGCGCATCGGCAGCCGGGCGTCGATCACCAGGAACAGCGGCGTGGTGGCGACGCGCGCCACCGGCGTGAAATCGCGCACGACGTCGTAGGGCACCGGCTCCAGCCCCGGCTGGATCAGCATGTTGGCCTGGTGGAACAGCAGCGTATGGCCGTCGGAGCTGGCCTTGGCGACGACATCGCCGGCGATGGTGCCGGCGCTGCCGGGACGATTGTCGACCTCGACCGGCACGCCAAGCCTGGCCGACAGGCGCTCGGCCAGCATCCGCGCCACGGCGTCGGCGACGCCGCCGGCCGGGAACGGCACGATCAGGCGCATCGGCCGATCCGGGAACGACATGCTGCGCGCAAGCGGCTGGGTGCCGGCATGCGCTGGCTTGGCTGGCACGGCGAACGCCAGCGTGGCACAGCCCATGGCGACCAGGCACAGCACGCGCGGCAGCCAGCGCCGGGCGGCGTTGGCCGCGGGCAGGCGCGGCGCGATTTTCGCTTTACCTCGCCAAAGTCGCGACAGATTGCGCACTTCGGACATCGTTTTCCTCCGGCCCGTCTCCTGAGGAGGCGGCAAACAGGTTCTGGGGAAAATGGATAGCGAGGCAGTTTCCGTTAGTTGTTTTTGAAAATTGTAAGGACAATGTCGGGGCCGCCACAGGCACGTAAACCATAGCCGGGAGAACCCTGAAAGCCTTGCTGCGCCTTGCCAAATGCGCCCTCGCGCCTGGCCGCGCAAAGCGCGCCGCTATAATCCGCCGATGACGAATTTCACCGTGCGGCGCATGGTCTTGGCCGACCTGCCGGCCGTGCTGGCGGTGCAGGCCAGCTGCTATACCGAAGTCCTGCTGGAAAGCGAGACGGCGCTGGCCAGCCGGCTGGCGCTGTCGCCGGCCACTTGCTGGGTCGCGCACGATCCTGCGCAGCGCAGCAGCCTGGCCGCGTACCTGTTTACCCACGCCTGGCCCGAAGACAGCCTGCCGCCGCTGGACGGCGTGCTCGACGACGGCTGGCGCCGGCACACCGCCACCAGCCTGACCTGGTTCGTGCACGACATGGCCGTGGCCCCGGCCGGCCGCGGTGCCGGGCTGGCGCCGCGCCTGTACGCGGCGGCGCAGGCGGCCGCGCACGCCGCCGGGCTGCGGCGTTCGCGGCTGATCGCGGTGCAGTCCGCGGCGCCGTGGTGGCGCAGGCTCGGGTACGCTCCGGTACCGGCGCAGACGGCGGCGCGGCACGCCGGCAAGCTGGCCGCATACGGCGCCAGCGCGGTGCTGATGGAGCGGACGCTGGCCGGCTGAACGCCGCCATCGCGCAGACAAAAAAGCCCGCCGGCTTGCGCCAGGCGGGCTTTTTGTTGGGACGACGAGGCCGGATCAGCGCGGCAGATCGCTATGCCCCATCAGGAACGCATCGACCGAGCGCGCGGCCTGGCGGCCTTCGCGGATCGCCCACACCACCAGCGACTGGCCGCGGCGCACGTCGCCGGCGGCGAACACCTTGGGCACGTTGGTGTGGTAGGCACGCTCGCCTTCGGTCGAGGCCTTGGCGTTCTTGCGCGCATCGGTGTCGACGCCAAACGCTTCCAGCATCGAGCCCACCGGGTTGGTGAAGCCCATCGCGAGCAGCACCAGGTCGGCCGGCAGGATGAACTCGCTGCCTTCGACTTCCTGCATGCGGCCGTCCTTCCATTCGACGCGGCAGGCCTTCAGCGCGGTAACCTTGCCGTTCTCGCCGATGAATTCCTTGGTGGCGACCGACCAGTCGCGCTCGCAGCCTTCGTCGTGCGACGACGAGGTGCGCAGCTTGATCGGCCAGTACGGCCACACCAGGGGCTTGTTCTCTTCTTCCGGCGGCTGCGGCAGCAGCTCGAACTGGGTCACCGAGGTGGCGCCGTGGCGGTTGGACGTGCCGACGCAGTCGGAGCCGGTATCGCCGCCGCCGATTACGATCACGTTCTTGCCTTCGGCGCGAATCTCGTTGGCGCCGTCGCCGGCCACTTCCTTGTTCTGCGGGATCAGGAATTCCAGCGCGAAGTGGATGCCGGCCAGGTCGCGGCCCGGCACCGGCAGGTCGCGCGGCACTTCGGAGCCGCCCGCCAGCACCACGGCGTCGAACTGGTCCATCAGGGCCTGGGCCGAGATGGTTTCGCGCGCATAGTTCTTGATGCCGGCCGGCAGTTCGCCGTCGGTCACCATCACGCCGGGGCGGAAGGTCACGCCTTCGGCCTGCATCTGTTCCATGCGGCGGTCGATCAGCGTCTTCTCCATCTTGAAGTCGGGGATGCCGTAGCGCAGCAGGCCGCCGATGCGGTCGTTCTTCTCGAACACGGTCACGTCATGGCCGGCGCGTGCCAGCTGCTGCGCGGCAGCCATGCCGGCGGGGCCGGAGCCGACCACGGCGACGGTCTTGCCGGTCTTGTGGCGCGGCAGCTGCGGCTTGACCCAGCCCTCTTCCCAGGCCTTGTCGATGATGGCGTGCTCGATCGACTTGATGCCCACCGGCAGCTCGTTGATGCCCAGCGTGCAGGCGGCCTCGCACGGTGCCGGGCAGATGCGGCCGGTAAATTCAGGGAAGTTGTTGGTCTGGTGCAGCACCTCGATCGCCGACTTCCAGTCCTGGCGATACACCAGGTCGTTGAAGTCCGGGATGATGTTGTTGACCGGGCAGCCGTTGTTGCAGAACGGGATGCCGCAGTCCATGCAGCGCGCACCCTGGAGCTTCGCTTCGCTGTCGGACAGCGCGAACACGAATTCCTTGTAGTGCTTCACGCGCTTGACTACCGGTTCGTAGCCCTCATTCTGGCGCGGAAATTCGAGAAAGCCAGTCGCCTTACCCATGTTGCGTCCTTGGTCATGCTGCGCGGGACCGGCGGCGTCGCCGGCCCTGCGGTGGGGTCAGTATCTTGTCGGGACCGCGGCGGCTTGCCGCGGCCCTTCGCTACGTTGGTTTGCTGCGCTCGTCTCGCTCAGGCCGCGATGGCTTCGCGGTCGCTGTCGCGGGCGGCCTGTTCCTTGGCGTACATCTCGCCCAGCGCGCGCTTGTACTCGGTCGGGAAGACCTTGACGAACTTGCGGCGTGCCGTGGTCCAGTCGGCCAGCAGCGCCTTGGCGCGCTCGGAACCGGTGTAGCGGAAGTGCTGCTCGATCAGGCTGCGCAGGATGGTTTCATCCAGCACGCGCTTGCCGTCGACCTTGTGCCACGAAGACTGGGGCTGGCCCTTCTCCTGGTCGGCCGAGGCCAGCACCGCTTCCAGCGCCACCATCGAGGTGTTGCAGCGCTTGTCGAACAGGCCGTCCTCGTCGTAGACATAGGCCACGCCGCCCGACATGCCGGCCGCGAAGTTGCGGCCGGTGCCGCCCAGCACCACCACCGTGCCGCCGGTCATGTACTCGCAACCGTGGTCGCCGGTGCCTTCCACCACTGCCACGGCGCCCGAGTTGCGCACCGCGAAGCGCTCGCCGGCGACGCCGTTGAAGAACGCTTCACCGGCGATGGCACCGTACAGCACGGTGTTGCCGACGATGATGTTGCGGGTCGGATCGCCGCGGAACTCGTGCGGGGCGCGCACGATCACGCGTCCGCCCGACAGGCCCTTGCCGACGTAGTCGTTGCCGTCGCCCACCAGGTCCAGCGTGATGCCGTGCGCCAGGAACGCGCCGAATGACTGGCCGGCGGTGCCTTGCAGCTGGATGTGGATGGTGTCGTCAGGCAGGCCTTCGTGGCCGTACTGCTTGGCGACCACGCCGGACAGCATCGCGCCCACCGTACGGTTGACGTTCTTGACCGGCTGGATGAACGACACGCGTTCGCCCTTCTCGATCGCCGGACGAGCCTTGGCGATCAGCACGTGGTCCAGCGCCTTGCCGGCCTCGGCCGACAGGCCGTGGTCCTGCACGTCGGTGTGGTACAGCGGCACGTCCGCGCCCAGCTGCACCTGGTGGAAGATGCGGCTGAAGTCCAGGCCGCGCGCCTTCCAGTGCTCGATGCCAGCCTTGGTGTCGAGCAGGTCGGCGCGGCCGATCAGCTCGTCGAAGGTGCGGATGCCCAGCTGGGCCATGATCTCGCGGGCTTCTTCGGCAACGAAGAAGAAGAAGTTGACCACGTGCTCCGGCTTGCCCTGGAATTTCTTGCGCAGCTGCGGATCCTGCGTGGCCACGCCCACCGGGCAGGTGTTCAGGTGGCACTTGCGCATCATGATGCAGCCCTCGGCAACCAGCGGTGCCGTGGCGAAGCCGAATTCGTCGGCGCCCAGCAGCGCGCCGATGACGACGTCGCGGCCGGTCTTCATCTGGCCGTCGGCCTGCACGCGGATGCGGTTGCGCAGGCCGTTGAGCAGCAGCGTCTGCTGCGTTTCGGCCAGGCCCAGCTCCCACGGCGTGCCGGCGTGCTTGATCGACGACCACGGCGAGGCGCCGGTGCCGCCGTCATGGCCGGCGATCACGACGTGGTCGGCCTTGGCCTTGGACACGCCCGCGGCCACCGTGCCGACGCCCACTTCGGACACCAGCTTGACCGAGATATCCGACGACGGGT from Cupriavidus taiwanensis encodes:
- a CDS encoding STAS domain-containing protein — translated: MLSPGNSLTNQNAAAVLRDGLARVAQGDVEVDCAGLAQVDSSAVAVLLAWHRAAVARGQALVLRGVPAQLAQLASLYGVDGLLGLASAAAPAAIPPAHHHRH
- a CDS encoding MlaC/ttg2D family ABC transporter substrate-binding protein, translating into MLKRLLLPLLTAVAFAGTAQAQVSAQDAATPDGLVKAVVNDVMSTVKADKDMQAGNIGKITALVEQKIIPNANFQKTTQIAMGRNWSKATPEQQKQITEEFKTLLIRTYAGAIAQIRDQTVQYRPYRGTADDTDATIRTQVINKGEPIQMDYRLEKTAQGWKVYDINVLGAWLTEAYKGSFNTIVGQQGVEGVIKTLQDRNRQLANAKS
- a CDS encoding MlaA family lipoprotein, with amino-acid sequence MNAPRHIRNLMATAAAAAALAGCATGPTANPKDPLEPFNREVSKINEDFDKGIMRPVAELYADYTPTPVQRAVENFFSNVSDVYSAVNNLLQGKPTRAAEDTMRVAMNTVLGIGGLIDIATPAGLPKYKEDFGQTLGVWGVPAGPYLVLPLFGPSTFRDTAGMLVDRQADPSAYFYPVSLRNSLVGVRIVAGRAQLLGASNLLEQAALDKYSFLRDSYLQRRQYLIYDGNPPGGDDEAEADDAAPAPAAADPGAAPAPAPAPAADGASAPAAEPPKPGAAGETQPEGQSMPLPPVLPGMPGVRFR
- the mlaD gene encoding outer membrane lipid asymmetry maintenance protein MlaD translates to MKKNTLDFWVGLFVAAGFVALLFLALKAGNMSAFSFQDTYSVQARFDNIGGLKPRAPVKSAGVVVGRVAAIRFDDKTYQATVEMSLETRYQFPKDTSAKILTSGLLGEQYIGLEAGGDTAMLANGARITMTQSAVVLENLIGQFLYNKAADAGGGSSPGASAPAPAGDLK
- the mlaE gene encoding lipid asymmetry maintenance ABC transporter permease subunit MlaE, translated to MTGFFSAIGAAVRRSISGLGHATRMFLAVLALSPALLRRFRLVTDQVFFVGNLSLVIIAVSGLFVGFVLGLQGYYTLNRYGSEQALGLLVALSLVRELGPVVTALLFAGRAGTSLTAEIGLMKAGEQLTAMEMMAVNPLQRVVAPRFWAGVIAMPVLAAIFSAVGILGGYVVGVQLIGVDAGAFWSQMQGGVDVRADVLNGVIKSFIFGIAVTFIALYQGFEAKPTPEGVSRATTRTVVIASLAVLGLDFLLTALMFSN
- a CDS encoding ABC transporter ATP-binding protein, encoding MTDSAQNLVELTAVDFAYADHGKPILSGLTMQFPRGKVIAVMGGSGCGKTTVLRLIGGQVRPQAGAVRFAGTDIHQLDTAGLYAVRRQMGMLFQFGALFTDLSVFDNVAFPLREHTDLPESMIRDLVLMKLNAVGLRGARDLMPSQISGGMARRVALARAIALDPALLMYDEPFAGLDPISLGLTARLIRSLNDALGATTIIVSHDVHETFQIADYVYFIADGRIAAEGTPEALRASTDPFVHQFVHAEADGPVPFHYAGPSLAEDFAGGAR
- a CDS encoding tripartite tricarboxylate transporter substrate binding protein — its product is MSEVRNLSRLWRGKAKIAPRLPAANAARRWLPRVLCLVAMGCATLAFAVPAKPAHAGTQPLARSMSFPDRPMRLIVPFPAGGVADAVARMLAERLSARLGVPVEVDNRPGSAGTIAGDVVAKASSDGHTLLFHQANMLIQPGLEPVPYDVVRDFTPVARVATTPLFLVIDARLPMRTPEQWMTAVKSSPGSYSYGYGQPGSPSHLYAEYAVRGLRGGVPLVTAKGEAAVVQEMLAGRISACFCSFAAVQSQVKSGGLRLVGVTGVARSPLAPLVPTLQESGQDGYAAAAWFGVMAPAKTPRAIVARLAGELDGVMAEREVRSRLQAAGLTPLRDSPEAFATAIRSESIQWQVILRDVPIAQEP
- a CDS encoding GNAT family N-acetyltransferase; protein product: MTNFTVRRMVLADLPAVLAVQASCYTEVLLESETALASRLALSPATCWVAHDPAQRSSLAAYLFTHAWPEDSLPPLDGVLDDGWRRHTATSLTWFVHDMAVAPAGRGAGLAPRLYAAAQAAAHAAGLRRSRLIAVQSAAPWWRRLGYAPVPAQTAARHAGKLAAYGASAVLMERTLAG
- a CDS encoding glutamate synthase subunit beta, which codes for MGKATGFLEFPRQNEGYEPVVKRVKHYKEFVFALSDSEAKLQGARCMDCGIPFCNNGCPVNNIIPDFNDLVYRQDWKSAIEVLHQTNNFPEFTGRICPAPCEAACTLGINELPVGIKSIEHAIIDKAWEEGWVKPQLPRHKTGKTVAVVGSGPAGMAAAQQLARAGHDVTVFEKNDRIGGLLRYGIPDFKMEKTLIDRRMEQMQAEGVTFRPGVMVTDGELPAGIKNYARETISAQALMDQFDAVVLAGGSEVPRDLPVPGRDLAGIHFALEFLIPQNKEVAGDGANEIRAEGKNVIVIGGGDTGSDCVGTSNRHGATSVTQFELLPQPPEEENKPLVWPYWPIKLRTSSSHDEGCERDWSVATKEFIGENGKVTALKACRVEWKDGRMQEVEGSEFILPADLVLLAMGFTNPVGSMLEAFGVDTDARKNAKASTEGERAYHTNVPKVFAAGDVRRGQSLVVWAIREGRQAARSVDAFLMGHSDLPR